The Cucumis melo cultivar AY chromosome 6, USDA_Cmelo_AY_1.0, whole genome shotgun sequence genome includes a region encoding these proteins:
- the LOC103493369 gene encoding protein PLANT CADMIUM RESISTANCE 8 isoform X2: MYEANTGNPATNYGGGGDTLETEFSGPTMYQANTVRGNVWSTGLFDCHEDETNAVMTAFLPCVTFGQIAEVMDQGELTCPLGSLIYALMMPALCSQWLMGSKYRTRLRERYNLVEAPYTDIISHVFCPCCSLCQEFRELRKRGLDPALGWNGILAQRQATQNETMKVPPPTQTMF, from the exons ATGTATGAAGCAAATACAGGGAACCCAGCTACTAATTATGGTGGTGGTGGGGATACACTAGAAACTGAGTTCTCAGGTCCAACTATGTATCAGGCAAATACTGTCCGTGGGAATGTTTGGAGCACTGGATTGTTTGATTGCCATGAAGATGAAACAAATG CGGTCATGACAGCATTCCTACCATGTGTTACATTCGGACAGATTGCAGAAGTGATGGATCAAGGAGAATTGA CCTGTCCTTTGGGAAGTCTTATATATGCTTTGATGATGCCTGCTTTGTGCTCTCAATGGTTGATGGGCTCAAAGTACAGAACAAGACTGAGAGAGAGATATAATTTGGTAGAAGCTCCATACACTGATATCATTTCTCATGTATTCTGCCCATGTTGTTCACTTTGCCAAGAGTTTAGAGAACTTCGAAAAAGAGGACTTGACCCAGCTTTAG GATGGAATGGAATTTTGGCTCAAAGACAAGCAACACAAAACGAAACAATGAAAGTTCCTCCTCCAACACAAACCATGTTTTGA
- the LOC103493369 gene encoding protein PLANT CADMIUM RESISTANCE 8 isoform X1, producing the protein MDRSSANGYGGTTQSAQPGFSGPRMYEANTGNPATNYGGGGDTLETEFSGPTMYQANTVRGNVWSTGLFDCHEDETNAVMTAFLPCVTFGQIAEVMDQGELTCPLGSLIYALMMPALCSQWLMGSKYRTRLRERYNLVEAPYTDIISHVFCPCCSLCQEFRELRKRGLDPALGWNGILAQRQATQNETMKVPPPTQTMF; encoded by the exons ATGGATCGAAGCTCAGCTAATGGTTATGGTGGAACTACACAATCTGCTCAACCTGGATTTTCAGGTCCAAGAATGTATGAAGCAAATACAGGGAACCCAGCTACTAATTATGGTGGTGGTGGGGATACACTAGAAACTGAGTTCTCAGGTCCAACTATGTATCAGGCAAATACTGTCCGTGGGAATGTTTGGAGCACTGGATTGTTTGATTGCCATGAAGATGAAACAAATG CGGTCATGACAGCATTCCTACCATGTGTTACATTCGGACAGATTGCAGAAGTGATGGATCAAGGAGAATTGA CCTGTCCTTTGGGAAGTCTTATATATGCTTTGATGATGCCTGCTTTGTGCTCTCAATGGTTGATGGGCTCAAAGTACAGAACAAGACTGAGAGAGAGATATAATTTGGTAGAAGCTCCATACACTGATATCATTTCTCATGTATTCTGCCCATGTTGTTCACTTTGCCAAGAGTTTAGAGAACTTCGAAAAAGAGGACTTGACCCAGCTTTAG GATGGAATGGAATTTTGGCTCAAAGACAAGCAACACAAAACGAAACAATGAAAGTTCCTCCTCCAACACAAACCATGTTTTGA
- the LOC103493367 gene encoding cytochrome c-type biogenesis CcmH-like mitochondrial protein has translation MEIDEDALKKTQLVEARARNISHNVRCIECGSQSIEDSQADIAILLRKLIRDEIRSGKTDKEIYKKLENDYGETILYTPKFDLQTAGLWLSPVLVAGAAVGVWAYSKHKQRSNVHIMALNLVRGVPLTPKEKQTMLDLLSPPPSQRTPSSWWRSWRRQ, from the exons ATGGAGATCGATGAGGATGCATTGAAAAAAACCCAGCTGGTGGAAGCCCGAGCAAGAAATATTAGTCACAATGTTAGGTGTATTGAGTGCGGTAGTCAATCCATTGAAGATTCACAAGCAGATATTGCGATTCTCCTTAGAAAG TTGATTCGTGATGAGATTCGGTCGGGGAAAACGGACAAGGAGATCTATAAAAAGCTTGAGAATGATTATGGGGAGACAATCCTTTATACCCCAAAGTTTGACCTTCAAACTGCAGGCTTATGGCTATCACCG GTGTTAGTGGCTGGTGCTGCTGTAGGAGTATGGGCTTATAGTAAGCACAAGCAAAGGTCTAATGTTCACATCATGGCTTTAAATCTGGTCAGGGGTGTTCCATTGACCCCTAAAGAGAAGCAAACCATGTTAGATCTCCTCTCACCTCCACCTTCTCAGAGAACCCCTTCTTCATGGTGGAGGAGTTGGCGTAGGCAATGA